A single region of the Changchengzhania lutea genome encodes:
- a CDS encoding site-specific integrase, which yields MDTENEIKSLIRDCVAYLRKEGYGEPRIKDYHRLWRNGIEQYMDKNFLANYHAGIGKKFLSSIPSMSDSHMRAIRRSVHVLDDFLFYGKIRKRSIRYVHHELPGKLGEVALEFIVSQERLRRCKPTLNNHRRILSYFITHLTLRSIDQVSAIGEEDVLAFISSVQNCKDRYLSTIRLFCRFLYQHKYIDRNVEYVIGRNNYRLREKLPSVYNADEIRHIENTVEQSSAVGKRDYAMLILATRLGLRSSDIAGLTFGNLDWEHNLISLVQCKTKKIIELPLLADVGGAIINYLKFGRPISDFQQVFLTAIAPYRPVNSMVISGAVSRTIKASGVDIKGRKFGPHAMRHTLASQLLRNGTSLPVISETLGHSDTQATMNYLRIDINSLMQCALDVPLVPINFYEQKGGVFYG from the coding sequence ATGGACACAGAAAATGAAATCAAATCCCTGATCAGGGATTGTGTAGCTTACCTCAGGAAGGAAGGCTATGGTGAGCCACGGATCAAAGACTACCATCGGTTGTGGCGTAATGGAATTGAGCAGTACATGGATAAAAACTTTTTGGCAAACTACCATGCTGGAATTGGCAAAAAATTTTTAAGCAGTATCCCGTCAATGAGCGACTCACATATGCGGGCAATCCGCCGCAGTGTGCACGTACTGGATGACTTTCTCTTTTATGGAAAAATCAGGAAAAGAAGTATACGCTACGTGCATCACGAGTTGCCAGGTAAACTAGGGGAAGTTGCCCTGGAGTTTATAGTATCCCAAGAAAGGCTCCGTCGCTGCAAACCTACTCTTAATAACCACCGTCGTATTTTGAGTTACTTTATTACCCATCTTACATTAAGGTCGATAGACCAAGTTTCAGCTATTGGTGAAGAGGATGTTCTTGCCTTCATATCATCAGTCCAGAATTGCAAGGACAGGTACCTAAGTACTATCCGACTATTCTGCCGGTTCTTGTATCAACATAAATACATTGACAGAAATGTGGAATACGTCATCGGAAGAAACAATTATCGGTTGCGTGAAAAACTGCCCTCAGTCTATAATGCCGATGAGATAAGACATATCGAAAATACGGTAGAGCAATCCAGTGCGGTGGGCAAACGTGATTATGCAATGCTCATTCTGGCCACACGGCTTGGCCTCCGCTCTTCGGACATAGCGGGGCTGACCTTTGGGAATTTGGATTGGGAACACAATCTCATATCCCTGGTGCAGTGCAAGACAAAGAAAATAATAGAGCTCCCGCTTTTGGCCGATGTGGGCGGAGCCATTATCAACTACCTGAAGTTTGGAAGACCAATATCCGATTTTCAGCAAGTGTTCCTGACTGCCATTGCCCCCTACCGCCCCGTGAACAGTATGGTCATCAGTGGAGCGGTAAGTAGAACAATAAAAGCATCTGGCGTTGACATCAAAGGCCGTAAGTTCGGCCCTCATGCCATGCGGCACACCTTGGCCAGTCAGCTATTACGTAATGGAACTTCGCTCCCGGTTATATCCGAAACACTCGGACACTCCGACACGCAGGCCACCATGAACTATTTACGCATAGATATAAACAGTCTTATGCAGTGCGCGCTTGATGTACCCCTGGTACCCATAAATTTTTATGAGCAGAAAGGAGGTGTTTTTTATGGATAG
- a CDS encoding tyrosine-type recombinase/integrase, whose amino-acid sequence MSRKEVFFMDRQLKYESVFAPYFDSFLKMKDAMGYGLYKFERIFLDLDRFFLKSRATATYISSEQIAAWRATRVNDKPRTLYDKYSVLSQFCKYMCHLGHECYIPRLPKRKELDFIPYVFTHEQMKCIFRECNRLSLFCGNMDTALVAVPALIRFLYSTGTRISEALSIKNKDIDYQNHWVIIRKTKNKLQRMIPINPSLKEVMKQYEGYRDRMPVEGLADKEHFFFVKANGKAFTNKTSYRWFKKVLKQCGIPHIGKLQGPRIHDIRHTCAVHSLEKMVKSGMDTYCALPILSTFLGHKSIKGTEKYVRMTQDIYPEIIKMENPITSFVFPNQIKIDIDYGNNH is encoded by the coding sequence ATGAGCAGAAAGGAGGTGTTTTTTATGGATAGGCAACTTAAATATGAAAGCGTGTTTGCCCCCTATTTTGATAGCTTCCTGAAGATGAAGGATGCCATGGGGTATGGGCTTTACAAGTTCGAGCGTATCTTTTTAGATCTTGACAGGTTCTTCCTGAAATCCAGAGCCACAGCGACCTACATAAGCAGTGAACAGATTGCAGCTTGGAGGGCAACCCGGGTAAACGATAAACCCCGGACGCTGTATGACAAATACTCCGTCTTGTCGCAGTTCTGCAAGTATATGTGCCATCTTGGTCATGAATGCTACATCCCACGGCTTCCCAAGAGAAAGGAGCTGGACTTTATCCCCTATGTTTTTACTCATGAGCAGATGAAATGTATTTTCCGGGAATGTAATAGATTGTCCCTGTTCTGTGGCAATATGGACACAGCCCTTGTTGCCGTACCTGCCTTAATACGCTTCCTCTACAGTACAGGAACAAGGATCAGTGAAGCCCTATCTATTAAGAATAAGGATATCGATTACCAGAATCACTGGGTCATTATAAGAAAAACAAAAAACAAGTTGCAACGAATGATTCCAATAAACCCATCCCTGAAGGAAGTAATGAAGCAATACGAGGGATATAGGGATCGTATGCCGGTTGAAGGCCTGGCGGACAAGGAGCATTTTTTCTTTGTGAAAGCCAATGGAAAAGCGTTTACAAATAAGACTTCATACAGGTGGTTCAAAAAGGTGCTAAAACAGTGTGGGATACCACATATAGGGAAGCTGCAAGGGCCCCGTATACATGATATCCGGCATACTTGTGCGGTTCACTCCCTTGAAAAAATGGTGAAAAGTGGAATGGACACTTATTGTGCGCTCCCGATCCTATCTACTTTCCTGGGGCATAAGTCCATAAAAGGGACCGAAAAATATGTTAGGATGACACAGGATATTTATCCAGAAATCATCAAAATGGAAAACCCGATTACTTCCTTTGTGTTCCCCAACCAAATCAAAATAGACATCGATTATGGAAACAACCACTGA
- a CDS encoding tyrosine-type recombinase/integrase: METTTDFAKYLTRFFSEYLVGERGASSHTIRSYSETFTLVLTYMDKVRAKAADRLTLNHFNRETVLGFLDWLEKIRKCSHSTRNQRLAALHSFFRYMQYEDVKRLEQWQDILSIKVKKQGKRSAVNCLSVEGIKFLLEQIPINTKAGRRNLTLLALLYDSGARVHELIDLTPTSLHLIKPYYVTLLGKGSKKRIVPMQNEQVNLLIAYIKENRLDNLAYNQRPLFANNRGERLTNSGVTYILNIYVQNARVLRPDLIPEKMSPHTLRHSKAMHLLQSGINLVYIRDILGHVSIQTTEVYARADSKQKREALEAAYVNIIPDQVNEAIWEKDSKLREWLRNFNK; this comes from the coding sequence ATGGAAACAACCACTGATTTTGCAAAATACCTGACAAGGTTCTTCTCGGAATATCTTGTTGGTGAAAGGGGGGCAAGCTCCCATACGATAAGATCGTACAGTGAAACCTTTACCCTTGTACTCACCTATATGGATAAGGTCAGGGCTAAAGCAGCGGACAGGTTGACCCTCAACCATTTTAACAGGGAAACCGTCCTTGGCTTCCTTGACTGGCTAGAGAAAATCCGGAAATGCTCCCACTCGACCCGAAACCAGCGATTGGCCGCTTTGCATTCATTTTTTAGATATATGCAATATGAAGATGTCAAACGTCTTGAGCAATGGCAGGACATCCTGTCCATCAAAGTCAAGAAGCAGGGGAAAAGAAGTGCTGTTAATTGCCTGAGCGTTGAAGGCATCAAATTCTTGCTGGAACAAATACCGATCAACACCAAAGCAGGGCGGCGGAACTTAACGCTGCTGGCATTGCTTTATGATAGCGGGGCAAGGGTGCATGAACTCATAGACCTAACCCCGACATCCTTGCATTTGATCAAACCATATTATGTTACCCTTTTGGGAAAAGGCAGCAAAAAAAGAATCGTTCCGATGCAGAATGAACAGGTAAACCTGCTGATAGCTTATATAAAGGAAAATCGCCTTGATAATCTGGCATACAACCAACGCCCCTTGTTTGCTAACAATAGGGGCGAAAGGCTGACCAACTCAGGGGTGACCTATATCCTGAATATTTATGTTCAGAATGCCCGGGTACTGAGGCCTGATCTGATACCTGAAAAAATGAGCCCACATACGTTGCGTCACAGTAAGGCAATGCACCTTTTGCAATCCGGGATAAATCTGGTATACATACGTGATATCTTGGGACATGTATCCATCCAGACTACTGAAGTTTATGCTAGAGCTGATTCAAAACAAAAACGTGAGGCATTGGAAGCCGCTTACGTTAATATTATACCAGATCAAGTAAACGAAGCTATCTGGGAAAAGGACTCGAAACTTAGGGAATGGTTAAGGAATTTTAACAAATAA
- a CDS encoding 3D domain-containing protein, with the protein MKIKLLALFFLIFGCDSNEVKDTFEDQYIWDSMHVTATAYNSLAYQTSSDPHITAWGDSIRPGLKYIAVSRDLLKSGLKYNTPVKIEGFDGVYFVKDKMHYRWRKRIDIYMGLNVKAAKAWGRRKVCIDYGIAKTD; encoded by the coding sequence ATGAAGATTAAACTATTAGCCTTATTTTTTTTGATTTTTGGCTGCGATTCAAACGAAGTAAAAGATACTTTTGAAGACCAATATATTTGGGATTCTATGCACGTGACCGCAACGGCTTACAACTCATTAGCATATCAAACCAGTTCAGATCCACATATCACGGCATGGGGCGATAGTATTAGACCTGGTTTAAAGTATATTGCGGTGTCTAGGGATTTGCTGAAAAGCGGACTTAAATACAACACGCCCGTAAAAATTGAAGGTTTTGATGGGGTCTATTTTGTAAAAGATAAAATGCACTACCGTTGGCGCAAACGCATTGATATCTATATGGGACTCAATGTTAAGGCGGCTAAAGCGTGGGGCAGAAGAAAAGTGTGTATAGATTATGGCATTGCGAAAACCGACTAA
- a CDS encoding dipeptidase, which translates to MKYRYLSVFILISLFSCKEDVKKNSEPSMINKDSIALIKKAKAIHKRVITLDTHCDIDVRNFTDTLNYTQDLESQITLPKMEAGGLDVAWFIVYTGQDALSDAGYKKALDNAISKFEAIHRLVEDIAPNQIALALTSKDLRRIHASGKKVAMIGIENGYPIGTDINNVEKFYNMGGRYMSLAHNGHSQLSDSNTGEADGVWLHNGLSDLGKDVIKEMNRLGMMIDVSHPSKAAMRQMIELTKAPIIASHSSARALCNHSRNLDDEQLQWLKNNGGVVQTVAFQGYLNTEKYKARNDKLKAYRSEVAGSMGVTWYEYDELKTLSNDEKEAFYKIRNDITTIADKKAMHSGNLPPEVSVTDFVDHIDYLVEKIGIQHVGISSDFDGGGGIKGWNDASETLNVTIELVKRGYTEDDISKLWSGNLLRVLDEVQAVAATLD; encoded by the coding sequence ATGAAGTATCGCTACCTTTCTGTATTTATTTTAATCAGCCTTTTTTCCTGTAAAGAAGATGTGAAAAAAAACAGTGAACCATCTATGATAAACAAAGATTCCATAGCCCTTATTAAAAAGGCCAAAGCCATTCATAAACGTGTTATTACTTTAGATACACATTGCGATATTGACGTACGCAATTTTACTGATACTTTAAATTATACACAAGATTTAGAGTCACAAATCACCTTACCTAAAATGGAAGCTGGCGGATTGGATGTGGCATGGTTTATAGTTTATACTGGGCAAGACGCCCTTAGTGATGCCGGCTATAAAAAGGCTTTGGATAATGCCATATCGAAGTTTGAAGCTATACACAGATTAGTCGAAGACATAGCACCAAATCAAATAGCATTGGCACTTACATCTAAGGATTTGAGGCGAATTCATGCTTCTGGTAAAAAGGTGGCCATGATTGGTATTGAAAACGGATATCCCATTGGAACAGATATCAATAACGTGGAAAAGTTTTATAATATGGGAGGTCGCTATATGTCCTTGGCGCACAATGGGCACAGTCAATTAAGTGATAGTAATACGGGTGAAGCGGACGGTGTTTGGTTGCACAATGGTTTAAGTGATTTGGGAAAAGACGTTATTAAAGAAATGAACCGATTGGGTATGATGATAGATGTTTCCCATCCATCTAAAGCAGCCATGAGGCAAATGATTGAATTGACTAAAGCGCCAATAATTGCTTCGCACTCTTCGGCAAGAGCCTTATGTAATCACAGTAGAAATTTAGATGATGAGCAATTACAATGGCTAAAAAACAATGGCGGCGTCGTGCAAACCGTTGCCTTTCAAGGTTATTTAAATACCGAAAAGTACAAGGCTAGAAATGATAAGCTCAAAGCTTATAGAAGCGAAGTTGCAGGTTCCATGGGTGTCACCTGGTATGAGTATGACGAACTCAAAACATTGAGCAATGATGAAAAGGAAGCCTTTTATAAAATAAGAAATGATATTACTACAATAGCTGATAAAAAAGCAATGCATTCTGGGAATTTACCGCCTGAAGTGAGCGTTACAGATTTTGTAGACCATATTGATTATTTAGTGGAAAAAATAGGCATTCAGCATGTAGGTATTAGTAGCGATTTTGATGGTGGTGGCGGAATTAAAGGATGGAATGATGCCTCTGAAACACTAAACGTTACTATAGAATTAGTGAAACGTGGTTATACTGAAGATGACATTAGCAAACTATGGAGCGGTAATTTACTCCGTGTTTTAGATGAGGTTCAAGCAGTAGCAGCAACACTAGATTAA
- a CDS encoding alpha-ketoacid dehydrogenase subunit alpha/beta, whose translation MNYHTDNLDDSVILTLYKNMLKPRMVEEKMLILLRQGKISKWFSGIGQEAIAVGVTMALQADEYILPMHRNLGVFTTREIPLYRLFGQWQGKASGFTKGRDRSFHFGTQDYSIVGMISHLGPQLGVADGIALAHKLRNENKVTAVFTGEGGTSEGDFHEALNVASVWQLPVLFCVENNGYGLSTPTTEQYNCKDIADRALGYGMEAHIIDGNNIVEVYTKLSAIADSVRENPRPILLEFKTFRMRGHEEASGTKYVPQELMDTWAAKDPVINFQSFLKDKNLLSEEMEVSIKQAIISEINEHLDIAFNEDLVIADVNIELNDVYKPFEYHAITPNSEKKEQRFIDAISDGLKQSMERHDDLVIMGQDIAEYGGAFKITDGFVEAFGKARVRNTPICESAIVEAGMGLSIAGMKSVVEMQFADFVTSGFNPVVNYLAKSFYRWNQHADVVLRMPCGGGVAAGPFHSQTNEAWFTKTPGLKVVYPAFPYDAKGLLATAINDPNPVLFFEHKALYRSMRQEVPTDYYTLPFGEAAMLRTGSQVTIITYGAAVHWALETLEANAAIEADLIDLRTLQPLDVETIYASVRKTGKAIVYHEDSLFGGIASDISALIMENCFEFLDAPVKRVASMETPIPFAKQLEDQYLPKNRFEHDLKALLEY comes from the coding sequence ATGAATTATCACACTGATAATCTTGATGATAGCGTGATTTTAACATTGTACAAAAACATGCTTAAGCCAAGAATGGTTGAAGAAAAAATGTTGATTCTATTGCGTCAAGGAAAAATAAGCAAGTGGTTTTCTGGTATTGGACAAGAAGCTATTGCGGTAGGTGTTACCATGGCATTACAAGCAGATGAGTATATTTTACCAATGCATAGAAATTTAGGCGTTTTTACAACACGTGAGATTCCATTATACAGATTATTTGGGCAATGGCAGGGTAAAGCGTCTGGATTCACTAAGGGTAGAGATCGATCTTTTCATTTTGGAACTCAAGATTATTCTATTGTCGGAATGATTTCCCATTTAGGGCCACAATTAGGAGTTGCCGATGGTATTGCTTTAGCTCATAAATTAAGAAACGAAAATAAAGTCACCGCTGTTTTTACAGGAGAAGGCGGGACTAGCGAAGGCGATTTTCATGAGGCCTTAAATGTGGCTTCGGTATGGCAGTTGCCCGTGCTGTTTTGTGTGGAAAATAATGGTTATGGTTTGTCAACGCCGACTACCGAACAATACAATTGCAAAGACATTGCCGATCGTGCTTTAGGCTACGGTATGGAGGCTCATATTATAGATGGTAATAATATAGTTGAAGTTTATACTAAATTGAGCGCCATTGCCGATAGTGTTAGAGAAAATCCCAGACCCATTTTATTAGAGTTTAAAACTTTTAGAATGCGCGGTCATGAAGAGGCTAGTGGCACAAAATACGTTCCACAGGAGCTCATGGATACTTGGGCAGCCAAGGATCCTGTTATAAATTTCCAATCCTTTTTAAAGGATAAAAATCTATTATCAGAGGAAATGGAAGTCTCCATAAAACAAGCTATCATCAGTGAAATTAATGAACATTTAGATATCGCCTTCAATGAAGACCTTGTTATTGCAGATGTGAATATTGAATTGAATGATGTCTATAAACCATTTGAATATCATGCGATAACTCCTAATTCCGAAAAGAAAGAACAACGTTTTATCGATGCCATTTCAGATGGTCTAAAACAAAGTATGGAGCGACATGATGATTTGGTTATCATGGGCCAGGATATTGCAGAATACGGTGGTGCTTTTAAAATAACCGATGGATTTGTTGAAGCCTTTGGAAAAGCCCGTGTTAGAAATACGCCCATTTGTGAATCGGCCATTGTAGAAGCAGGAATGGGACTTTCGATTGCCGGTATGAAGAGTGTTGTAGAAATGCAATTTGCAGATTTCGTGACTTCAGGATTTAATCCGGTTGTGAATTATTTGGCAAAATCATTTTACCGATGGAATCAACATGCCGATGTGGTGCTTAGAATGCCTTGTGGGGGTGGGGTGGCTGCAGGACCATTTCATTCGCAAACCAACGAAGCTTGGTTTACTAAAACTCCAGGGCTAAAGGTTGTATATCCGGCATTTCCTTACGATGCTAAGGGCTTACTGGCCACCGCTATTAACGACCCTAATCCCGTTTTGTTTTTTGAGCATAAAGCCTTGTACCGAAGTATGCGCCAAGAGGTTCCTACAGATTATTATACCTTACCATTTGGTGAAGCGGCTATGTTGCGGACAGGTTCTCAAGTGACTATCATTACATATGGAGCAGCCGTTCATTGGGCTTTGGAAACCTTGGAAGCTAATGCGGCTATTGAAGCCGATTTAATAGATTTAAGAACATTACAACCACTTGATGTAGAAACTATTTATGCTTCTGTAAGAAAAACGGGGAAAGCTATTGTTTATCACGAGGACTCACTTTTTGGCGGTATTGCTAGTGATATTTCGGCTTTAATCATGGAAAATTGTTTTGAATTTTTAGACGCTCCCGTAAAACGTGTTGCCAGTATGGAAACTCCAATTCCTTTTGCGAAACAACTTGAAGACCAGTATTTACCCAAAAATAGATTTGAACACGATTTAAAAGCACTGCTCGAATATTAG